A genomic segment from Brevibacillus marinus encodes:
- a CDS encoding ParM/StbA family protein has translation MRRITAGGDIGFHALKLVVEEGKRVYIPNVIKEVAGTVSRPILSDDEKTIDTIDIHIRCPHYPALHNRRVYVGNLAIGNGEYQVSATVRKTQNDLILIPLLAGLALEAKYDGEELEVDAMIGLPMMEYLNRTDRELFRQKITGSYEIEFYSTAKREGWKVTIHLNPMITAEGLGVIFHQMTDEHGCIIRTDWKGEAMGAIDIGGSSTDIAIIGEDHKPDATLCRGLQLGVATALDQISQAIEEEHGVSFPRHMIEKFITKDQCTMRLGAQKFSIKEIVTSNFTAIANQIEQAILELVKNPKASQVVRFFVFGGGAIDYKEFLDKSLRTKLYSELVWLTDDVEQSIFLNAESFYRMMKTKKKIMTPVITLAQKA, from the coding sequence ATGAGACGCATTACGGCAGGCGGAGATATTGGATTTCATGCTCTAAAGCTGGTTGTAGAGGAGGGCAAACGGGTCTATATTCCAAACGTGATCAAAGAGGTTGCAGGAACCGTAAGTCGCCCCATTCTCAGCGATGATGAAAAAACGATCGATACGATAGACATTCACATTCGATGCCCGCACTACCCAGCCCTTCATAACAGGCGTGTTTATGTTGGAAATTTGGCTATCGGAAATGGTGAGTATCAAGTTAGTGCTACGGTTCGCAAAACGCAAAACGATTTAATTCTGATTCCTTTGTTGGCCGGCCTTGCACTTGAAGCTAAATACGATGGGGAAGAATTGGAAGTTGATGCGATGATAGGGTTGCCTATGATGGAGTATTTAAACAGAACGGATCGGGAACTGTTCAGACAAAAAATCACAGGTTCATATGAAATTGAGTTTTATTCTACTGCTAAGCGTGAAGGATGGAAAGTCACCATTCACTTAAATCCAATGATCACAGCAGAGGGGCTGGGCGTGATTTTTCATCAAATGACGGATGAACATGGTTGCATTATTCGGACCGACTGGAAGGGAGAAGCGATGGGGGCAATTGATATTGGTGGATCTAGCACCGACATTGCGATTATTGGAGAAGATCACAAGCCGGATGCAACCTTGTGCCGGGGGCTGCAATTGGGAGTGGCAACTGCACTGGATCAAATTAGCCAGGCTATTGAGGAAGAACATGGGGTATCTTTTCCCCGGCATATGATTGAAAAATTCATCACGAAAGATCAATGCACCATGAGATTGGGGGCACAAAAATTTTCGATTAAGGAGATTGTTACAAGCAACTTCACGGCGATCGCAAATCAGATAGAACAGGCTATTTTAGAGCTGGTAAAAAACCCAAAGGCATCGCAAGTGGTTCGCTTCTTTGTTTTTGGAGGAGGCGCCATTGATTATAAAGAGTTTTTGGATAAATCCTTACGTACAAAGCTTTACAGTGAATTGGTTTGGTTGACGGACGATGTAGAACAGTCCATTTTTCTGAATGCAGAATCATTCTATCGGATGATGAAAACCAAGAAAAAAATCATGACCCCTGTGATTACCTTGGCACAAAAGGCATGA
- a CDS encoding prepilin peptidase, giving the protein MLLIVFISLIISAWIDWKQRTIPDWLTLPMIAFALLYQLLFGNVLISALSGGIVFLFLLTLALFTKGGIGGGDIKLFTFLGVALGFPMIGTLLMFSFILGILYGKIAKQKEIPLAPATLLGFILVVPLYSPQFLL; this is encoded by the coding sequence ATGCTTCTTATCGTATTTATCTCTCTAATCATTTCGGCTTGGATTGATTGGAAACAGCGAACGATCCCCGATTGGCTAACGTTGCCAATGATCGCTTTTGCACTTCTGTACCAGCTTTTATTTGGAAATGTGCTGATTTCTGCTTTATCAGGCGGAATCGTTTTTCTCTTCTTACTCACCTTAGCCTTGTTTACCAAAGGTGGAATCGGTGGAGGGGACATTAAGCTCTTTACGTTTTTGGGTGTTGCTTTGGGGTTCCCGATGATTGGAACGCTGTTGATGTTTTCCTTTATTCTTGGGATTTTGTACGGAAAGATTGCCAAGCAGAAAGAAATTCCTCTGGCGCCAGCCACTCTTTTGGGATTCATCCTGGTGGTTCCATTGTATTCACCCCAATTTTTACTTTGA
- a CDS encoding 2-keto-3-deoxygluconate permease — MKNILRKVKSVLNNKRGTVLLEKKVLLAVIVVGILGLSSLAYPWLRDYFTQQTDSISNNTQINESIQW, encoded by the coding sequence ATGAAAAATATCCTGAGAAAAGTCAAAAGTGTTTTGAACAATAAGCGTGGGACTGTTCTATTAGAGAAGAAAGTCCTTCTGGCCGTTATCGTAGTGGGTATCCTGGGATTGTCTTCGCTTGCTTATCCTTGGTTGCGAGATTATTTCACTCAGCAAACGGATTCGATCTCCAACAACACGCAGATTAACGAGTCGATCCAATGGTAA
- a CDS encoding type II secretion system F family protein, protein MAILISVCVGMLVLLLWMWSFSGKKEQLKWLQLDEKRVKKKVKFLDEAQRLGVEITPNQYFTWWALAAGVGIAASLLLANLFMIFIALAANYFVIRIYVYQKEMKIRQKAKEQLGPVLMNLASAYRIQKNWERALETIMPMLQDPLKSEFQRAYSAHRSGVPIGEAFEDMMVRLKVPEMRLFVTMAQISDQIGDAAAEGVLVAGGYFQNKRLAAADLANAMLSAVKENRALFFMFVGFVLYFRLFQEHIFTVFMDNFLGKFLLAIYLAVAAAVPIISYMIIRKEV, encoded by the coding sequence GTGGCCATCTTGATTTCAGTTTGTGTTGGTATGTTGGTTCTTCTGCTGTGGATGTGGAGCTTCAGCGGTAAAAAAGAACAATTAAAATGGCTTCAACTGGATGAAAAGAGAGTCAAGAAAAAAGTAAAGTTCTTGGACGAAGCCCAACGACTGGGTGTAGAGATCACACCGAATCAGTATTTTACATGGTGGGCGCTTGCAGCCGGCGTCGGGATTGCTGCCTCCTTACTTTTGGCCAATTTGTTTATGATCTTCATTGCATTGGCGGCCAATTACTTTGTTATCCGCATTTATGTCTACCAGAAGGAAATGAAGATCAGGCAGAAGGCTAAAGAACAATTGGGGCCGGTTCTTATGAACCTGGCTTCTGCTTACCGTATCCAAAAAAACTGGGAAAGGGCATTGGAAACGATTATGCCGATGCTCCAAGATCCACTGAAGTCGGAGTTTCAAAGAGCCTATAGTGCTCATCGGAGTGGGGTACCGATTGGGGAAGCATTTGAGGATATGATGGTGCGCCTAAAAGTACCGGAGATGCGTCTATTTGTCACCATGGCACAAATATCTGATCAAATTGGAGATGCAGCTGCAGAAGGAGTTTTGGTAGCAGGCGGATATTTCCAAAACAAGCGTTTGGCGGCAGCTGATCTGGCGAACGCCATGTTAAGTGCGGTGAAAGAGAACCGTGCTTTATTTTTTATGTTTGTTGGGTTCGTTCTGTACTTCCGTCTATTCCAGGAACATATTTTCACCGTGTTTATGGATAACTTCCTTGGTAAATTTCTGTTGGCCATATACCTCGCCGTTGCGGCCGCTGTACCCATCATAAGCTATATGATCATACGAAAGGAGGTGTAA
- a CDS encoding CpaF family protein, whose protein sequence is MSGNILLRKNRIDLQQLQSNLPKITEEQQDDVDLDHSASSHYERVRNEIREYLLANHAKVLQEALVNPKKKPEFDRIVRTYVQMERKIVPGMTVDDVVQRAWKDLCSLGPLDDVFKSNDYTEIMLNGYNQPWVQTGGKDVPASDLISFESPDHLMNTVITKILNSCGKAISEAKPIVDARIGDARVNIVASPISQMKGPIVSIRKFPPINLSPEGFLGYGTASEEMLEFMKLTVEGECSIVMGGATGSGKTTTYKMMAGFIPKGQRTIVIEDTAEMRLETLYPYEEGYHFLSEECRYMGDEKYDVTIQKLVAEAGMRQKPHRFIIGEIRRGEDLLAALDACESGHATWWTMHGRSAKHLFNRIVAKMTKADPSMTRSNAIEQLADSLDIIMMQKLFREDKVRRVFEIVEVAGVDEEGKPILNPIFEYDWEQKRFIRRNPITEKLVEIFRNAEIPRSRYEMFMLPAEE, encoded by the coding sequence ATGTCAGGAAATATTTTGTTGCGGAAAAACCGAATTGATCTTCAGCAGTTGCAGTCCAACTTACCAAAAATCACTGAAGAACAGCAAGACGACGTGGATTTGGATCACTCTGCTTCCAGCCATTACGAACGGGTTCGTAATGAAATCAGGGAGTACCTATTGGCCAATCACGCAAAAGTATTGCAAGAAGCCTTGGTAAATCCCAAAAAAAAGCCGGAATTTGATCGAATCGTCCGTACCTACGTGCAAATGGAGAGAAAGATTGTGCCAGGAATGACGGTAGACGATGTTGTTCAAAGAGCATGGAAAGACCTGTGCTCGCTTGGACCGCTGGACGATGTGTTCAAAAGTAATGACTATACAGAGATTATGCTCAATGGGTACAACCAACCTTGGGTACAGACAGGTGGAAAAGATGTTCCGGCAAGTGATTTAATCAGCTTTGAGAGTCCGGATCACTTGATGAACACGGTCATTACCAAGATTCTCAACTCTTGCGGGAAAGCAATATCCGAAGCAAAGCCCATTGTGGATGCTCGGATCGGGGATGCACGCGTAAATATCGTTGCATCCCCGATTTCTCAAATGAAGGGGCCGATTGTATCGATTCGGAAATTTCCTCCCATCAATCTATCCCCGGAAGGCTTTTTGGGGTACGGTACAGCTTCTGAGGAAATGCTAGAATTCATGAAACTGACGGTTGAAGGGGAATGCAGCATTGTTATGGGTGGGGCAACCGGTTCCGGGAAAACTACAACCTACAAGATGATGGCCGGCTTTATTCCCAAAGGGCAGCGTACCATTGTGATTGAAGATACTGCGGAAATGAGGCTGGAAACCTTATATCCCTACGAGGAAGGGTACCACTTTCTATCAGAAGAATGCCGGTACATGGGAGATGAAAAATACGATGTAACGATTCAAAAACTTGTGGCGGAGGCCGGCATGCGGCAAAAACCACATCGGTTTATTATTGGTGAGATTCGGCGGGGTGAAGACTTGTTAGCTGCGCTGGATGCATGCGAGTCTGGACACGCTACCTGGTGGACGATGCATGGCCGGTCAGCTAAACACTTGTTTAACCGAATCGTAGCCAAAATGACCAAAGCCGATCCTTCTATGACTCGATCCAATGCGATTGAGCAATTAGCCGATTCCTTGGACATTATTATGATGCAAAAACTCTTCCGGGAAGATAAAGTCAGACGGGTCTTTGAGATTGTTGAGGTTGCCGGTGTCGATGAAGAAGGAAAGCCCATTTTAAATCCAATCTTTGAATACGATTGGGAACAGAAAAGGTTTATTCGCCGCAATCCAATTACCGAAAAATTGGTGGAAATTTTCCGGAACGCGGAAATCCCAAGAAGTCGTTACGAAATGTTTATGTTACCTGCAGAAGAATAG
- a CDS encoding AAA family ATPase, which translates to MVVINASKIEKITEYAINDRIPCEERLDLGGVSQPVILSDATDPYGEVANTLSSNGVPVLYIAYQAPLNLSSMVTVLSGEEVSWEDIKRWIQKANERVNQQVQIASLNIKRTIGVFGIQPGIGAGSIARGLALYSAQQGIKTLYIDLNYRFPKAPYLIGYKGNYLEELLDTLLMHEKPNMENYFLHKSKMTLTKQQQDFFKRLPDDFYVLSPSGELGLEYFPNIGTDLDQVTDLVKKIIDGAKPYFENILISMSSDPDEILNLATLRVCDQRLFVTDTNPSSVYLFDQRMKLLIDSGVPMDGTQVVVTKAPAKLDVEPIEKIIGQPIHYTVEYDPHFVKEINELNLMGGDVFKAGITKIAETLLGIKAEKKQSGIRSWFSSSSKTTKAGVL; encoded by the coding sequence ATGGTGGTTATTAATGCAAGTAAAATCGAAAAAATTACAGAATATGCAATCAACGATCGCATTCCATGCGAGGAAAGATTGGACTTAGGTGGGGTGAGCCAACCGGTTATCCTTTCCGATGCGACTGACCCTTATGGAGAAGTGGCCAATACTCTTTCTTCTAACGGGGTTCCTGTTCTTTATATAGCTTATCAAGCTCCACTTAACTTATCTTCCATGGTTACCGTTTTAAGTGGGGAAGAAGTTTCGTGGGAGGATATTAAACGGTGGATTCAAAAAGCAAACGAACGTGTCAACCAACAAGTGCAGATCGCAAGTTTAAACATTAAACGAACGATTGGAGTATTTGGGATTCAGCCAGGTATTGGAGCTGGTAGTATTGCTCGGGGGTTGGCTTTGTACTCAGCCCAGCAAGGGATAAAAACTCTCTACATTGATTTAAATTATCGATTTCCAAAGGCCCCGTACCTCATCGGATACAAAGGAAATTATTTGGAAGAATTGCTGGATACGCTGTTAATGCATGAGAAACCCAATATGGAAAATTACTTCCTGCACAAAAGCAAAATGACACTGACTAAGCAGCAGCAGGACTTTTTCAAGCGGCTTCCTGATGATTTTTATGTTTTATCGCCATCTGGCGAATTGGGTTTGGAATACTTCCCGAATATCGGAACTGATCTCGATCAAGTTACGGACTTGGTGAAGAAAATCATTGATGGTGCTAAACCGTATTTTGAAAACATTTTAATTTCCATGAGTTCCGATCCAGACGAAATTTTAAATCTGGCCACTTTGCGAGTATGTGACCAACGTTTATTTGTGACTGACACAAATCCTTCTTCTGTCTATCTGTTTGATCAGCGAATGAAACTATTGATAGACAGTGGGGTACCTATGGATGGAACGCAAGTCGTAGTGACGAAAGCTCCTGCCAAATTAGATGTGGAACCGATTGAGAAGATCATCGGCCAACCTATTCATTATACGGTTGAATACGATCCACATTTCGTAAAGGAAATCAACGAACTGAATTTGATGGGCGGGGACGTGTTTAAAGCCGGTATTACCAAAATTGCTGAGACACTTTTGGGCATTAAGGCGGAGAAAAAACAATCGGGGATACGCAGCTGGTTCTCATCCTCAAGCAAAACCACCAAAGCAGGTGTGCTATAG
- the cpaB gene encoding Flp pilus assembly protein CpaB has protein sequence MNVVGKLVSGILLASLVAAVTFYGYSIWEKERNRTVEVLTVSQEIPPRTMITQEMFDDGIIKVSKHPAVIVPPNVFRSPEEVIGKFTVTNYTVPQNSYLYKGKVLPPEEMKDGAEMLLKPGERMVAIQVNLKSSLAAQITQGSYIDLWFSGKTKEDQRPVVGPFLEKVRVVGTYTASSQKSRSTDSDVPKSNSENPPVTIGVNLVPQTILLAVNNEQAGYIQLAEELGEINVTGVGYEEMHGSNTAAAGTQPTQWSIEHMREWMKSRMSETFQVKK, from the coding sequence ATGAATGTGGTTGGAAAACTGGTTTCCGGAATTTTATTGGCTAGCTTGGTGGCGGCCGTAACCTTTTATGGTTATTCAATATGGGAAAAAGAGAGAAACCGTACGGTTGAGGTATTAACCGTTTCGCAGGAGATCCCCCCACGAACAATGATAACGCAGGAAATGTTTGACGATGGAATCATAAAGGTGAGCAAACATCCGGCTGTGATCGTCCCGCCCAATGTGTTCCGGTCACCGGAAGAGGTTATCGGAAAGTTTACGGTGACGAACTACACGGTGCCTCAGAACAGCTATTTATATAAGGGTAAGGTGTTACCACCCGAAGAGATGAAAGACGGCGCAGAGATGCTTCTGAAGCCCGGAGAGCGCATGGTTGCGATCCAGGTCAATTTGAAATCATCTTTGGCGGCTCAGATCACACAAGGTTCATACATTGACTTGTGGTTCAGTGGGAAAACGAAAGAAGATCAGCGGCCAGTGGTTGGGCCATTCTTGGAAAAAGTGAGAGTGGTCGGAACTTACACAGCCAGCTCTCAGAAATCCCGTTCAACAGATTCGGACGTGCCGAAAAGCAATTCGGAGAATCCACCTGTCACAATTGGCGTCAATCTGGTTCCTCAAACAATCCTGCTTGCTGTTAACAATGAACAGGCGGGATACATTCAATTGGCAGAAGAGTTGGGCGAAATCAACGTTACCGGTGTAGGTTATGAAGAGATGCACGGTAGCAACACGGCAGCTGCAGGCACCCAACCTACTCAATGGTCCATTGAACACATGAGAGAATGGATGAAATCGAGGATGAGCGAAACATTTCAAGTAAAAAAATAA
- a CDS encoding copper amine oxidase N-terminal domain-containing protein → MIRKYKSDMVKGLVVLTMLAAIGTPIAVFANIPNVKVKVDGSFVNFPDAQPYIDESNSRTMVPARFVSEALGYQVFWNEAQRKVVITKTINGKGVIVTLKEGENKAEVDGKVVTFDAKAVIKNDRTFVPLRFVSESFGATVTWDEAQRLVTITTGNGAGTGNVPGSGGTGTTPTPGTGTGQPGTNQPPATGGKPTNPVDGEKIGDVIVKNPDNENWLLPPSPETQPAVEEFLASLKLGDGVVTGKIPKIPDGYRYVVDFTDKEIIGGDPNKRQTITKLASGETFTINVGDGGQLSFALSDQNGAIRNGVYVQIPEMTAEWSAKR, encoded by the coding sequence ATGATCCGAAAATATAAAAGCGACATGGTGAAAGGGTTAGTTGTCTTGACCATGTTGGCGGCCATCGGTACACCAATCGCGGTCTTTGCCAACATCCCCAATGTGAAAGTGAAGGTGGACGGAAGTTTCGTCAACTTCCCTGATGCACAACCATACATCGATGAATCCAACAGTCGCACGATGGTTCCGGCACGCTTCGTATCAGAAGCATTGGGGTATCAAGTGTTCTGGAATGAAGCCCAACGGAAGGTAGTAATCACCAAAACTATAAACGGAAAAGGTGTCATTGTCACTCTCAAAGAGGGAGAGAACAAGGCAGAAGTTGACGGCAAGGTAGTCACTTTCGACGCAAAAGCTGTCATAAAAAATGATCGAACCTTTGTACCGTTGAGGTTTGTTTCGGAGTCTTTTGGGGCAACAGTAACTTGGGATGAAGCCCAAAGACTGGTAACGATCACAACGGGGAATGGAGCTGGAACAGGGAATGTTCCCGGTAGTGGAGGAACAGGAACGACACCTACGCCCGGAACTGGAACAGGTCAACCGGGAACGAACCAACCGCCGGCAACTGGTGGCAAACCAACCAATCCTGTTGATGGGGAAAAGATCGGAGATGTCATCGTTAAAAATCCGGATAACGAAAACTGGTTGCTCCCGCCAAGCCCCGAAACTCAACCGGCAGTGGAGGAATTTTTGGCCAGCCTGAAACTCGGCGATGGAGTTGTTACCGGGAAAATCCCGAAGATTCCTGATGGGTACAGGTATGTTGTTGATTTCACAGACAAGGAAATAATTGGCGGCGACCCTAATAAGCGACAAACTATCACCAAACTAGCTAGTGGGGAAACTTTCACTATTAATGTGGGTGATGGAGGGCAATTGTCCTTTGCTCTTTCAGATCAAAATGGTGCTATACGGAATGGTGTATATGTTCAAATTCCTGAAATGACAGCAGAATGGAGTGCAAAACGATAA
- a CDS encoding M48 family metalloprotease: protein MLAIVFVYNLIILGLVFGIFLSEIFPQHHFLIGGLLGLIVLGFLVLATRSPVGEFLLRLQTGARKAIGREEKRIRPLLDELCKRANIREPLMIYVYDTQEINAYAFTRKSIGVTRGLLESCSDDELMGVLAHELGHIQNGDTDRRALALVIGSISNLFSSFVFGMVMGMMIGNRVALYFRNPFIFVVSLVLALLFFWVFILALLGRFMMDIGLRTVGRIEEYKADAYAVQLGAGKGLLRFLERLSTTVMEGKQTFWQRLQATHPPTMERIDALDRLLSREVSV, encoded by the coding sequence TTGCTAGCAATCGTATTTGTGTACAATTTAATCATTTTGGGGTTGGTATTTGGAATCTTTTTGTCAGAAATTTTTCCCCAGCACCATTTTCTGATTGGAGGATTGCTTGGACTTATTGTATTGGGTTTTCTGGTACTAGCAACTCGTAGTCCAGTAGGGGAATTTTTACTACGTTTACAGACTGGGGCGCGAAAAGCAATAGGGCGTGAGGAAAAACGGATACGACCTCTGTTAGATGAATTGTGTAAGAGGGCAAATATAAGGGAACCTCTTATGATATACGTTTATGACACTCAAGAGATAAATGCATACGCCTTTACAAGAAAGTCAATTGGTGTGACAAGGGGGTTATTGGAAAGCTGTAGTGATGATGAACTGATGGGGGTTCTGGCGCACGAACTAGGACACATCCAAAATGGGGATACGGATCGTAGAGCCTTGGCACTTGTCATCGGTTCGATCTCAAACTTATTTAGTTCCTTTGTGTTTGGTATGGTCATGGGAATGATGATTGGGAATCGAGTTGCTCTTTATTTCAGGAATCCATTCATATTTGTTGTCAGTTTAGTTCTCGCTCTACTGTTCTTTTGGGTTTTTATCCTCGCGCTACTAGGACGCTTTATGATGGATATTGGCTTACGCACGGTTGGACGCATCGAAGAATATAAGGCAGATGCTTATGCGGTTCAATTAGGCGCAGGTAAAGGGTTGCTGCGCTTTTTGGAAAGACTTTCAACTACTGTGATGGAGGGGAAACAAACGTTTTGGCAACGGCTGCAAGCGACACATCCGCCAACGATGGAGAGGATTGATGCATTGGATCGACTCTTATCACGTGAAGTAAGTGTCTAG